A portion of the Trueperaceae bacterium genome contains these proteins:
- a CDS encoding flavoprotein translates to MSGANARPRSSEVTPDRPPRWIVGVTGGLAAVKAPALVRRLREAGAEVRVAATPAVRFVTPLALASAAGGEVLDEAAWFAADGEARHLSFAAWADGLLVAPATADALARIAHGHAGDVVSALALGVPRVALAPAMNPAMWRAAPVRRNVARLRADGREVLEPASGAMGTVGEAPGPGRLPDEAALVEAVLRAPRGRDLEG, encoded by the coding sequence GTGAGCGGCGCGAACGCACGACCGAGGTCGTCTGAGGTCACGCCCGACCGGCCGCCCCGCTGGATCGTGGGGGTGACCGGCGGGCTCGCCGCCGTCAAGGCCCCCGCCCTGGTGCGCCGCCTCCGCGAGGCCGGCGCCGAGGTCCGCGTCGCGGCCACGCCCGCGGTCCGTTTCGTCACGCCACTCGCCCTCGCCTCCGCCGCCGGCGGGGAGGTGCTGGACGAGGCCGCCTGGTTCGCGGCCGACGGCGAGGCCCGGCACCTGAGCTTCGCGGCGTGGGCGGACGGCCTGCTGGTCGCCCCCGCCACCGCCGACGCCCTCGCCCGCATCGCGCACGGGCACGCGGGGGACGTCGTGAGCGCCCTGGCGCTGGGGGTGCCGCGGGTCGCGCTCGCGCCGGCGATGAACCCCGCCATGTGGCGCGCCGCGCCGGTCCGCCGCAACGTCGCGCGCCTCCGCGCCGACGGTCGCGAGGTCCTCGAGCCCGCCTCGGGCGCGATGGGCACCGTCGGGGAGGCGCCCGGACCGGGCCGCCTCCCCGACGAGGCGGCGCTCGTCGAGGCGGTCCTGCGGGCCCCGCGCGGGCGCGACCTCGAGGG
- a CDS encoding DNA-directed RNA polymerase subunit omega: MAQDGYDTLLAQTDSRYRLSIVVARRAAQLKSGMPTLLSDEEMPDAAANTVSVAMEELRLGKPVTWGEDLPTDAQLREARARERRERTTEVV, encoded by the coding sequence ATGGCTCAGGACGGTTACGACACCCTGCTCGCGCAGACCGATTCGCGCTACCGCCTCTCGATCGTCGTCGCGCGGCGTGCCGCGCAACTCAAGAGTGGCATGCCGACGCTGTTGAGCGACGAGGAGATGCCCGACGCCGCGGCGAACACCGTCAGCGTCGCGATGGAGGAGTTGCGGCTCGGCAAGCCGGTCACGTGGGGCGAGGACCTGCCCACCGACGCGCAGTTGCGGGAGGCGCGCGCCCGTGAGCGGCGCGAACGCACGACCGAGGTCGTCTGA